The nucleotide window gaattaaatgatttgatttttataattatagaaataaGATCATATCAAATTCTGTCGACATACTATTGTAAAATCTCTTAAGAGTATTTCTATTTTGTATAAAGAATGATTCACCTGCATACAAGAACAGAGAACTTTACCATTCAAGCTGAGCgtgtaatttattaataattttatattttttgtgtttgggccaatattttatttatattatacattattttaGATGTAACACTagatgattagaaattatttattatattttatttataaatttatcatttaatattatattaataataataaataaataataaatagattttttttttcttttaacatagCTACAAGCATGTCAGAATGCAGATTTGCATCCAAAGACCTTTTAGGAATGTAAAGTAGATGAAATCTGAGATATATATCAGAGATATTAATTAGGGGTGCGTTTTCTTTTTGTCTCCCGCATTTTAGGAGCATGTATGACAAGGAACTTGCTTGGAAGTAGGAAAATTGACAACTTATCATTTAGATGACCCTCTTAACGTGGCACTATCATGATTGtcatatgatttattagaaaaaaacatattcaaaataaaaggatatTCGAAAAcgtaaaaagaagaaaatgaaaattataggTCATTCTACtacttttatgtttgtattttttatttttttaataatcatgtAATGTCACGTTAAGAGAATAATCTGAGCAATAAATTTCAGATGGTGAAGGAGTattattaatgatgaattagGCTCATAGATCTTAATCCTGAATCCCCTTAGAACCGTAATCAGACCTCGGATAGTTCCATGGCACCCCATGGCCAACAAATTAGATGGCGGGGCAGATTGGCTTAAAGCTGGCCTATTTTGGGTAGGAAAAGGAAAGCATGCTGGTGGAATCCTCCTTTTATCATTTATCTTGATTGATAATCACATTTTAGCGTCTGGTGAAGTACTTCTCTGCTATTGCACGAGTGCAAGATAAAACTCAAAGCTTCAAATCAACATCAGCCAGGTAACAATTAcggattgagagagagagagaggcttgcAGAATAGTTCCCATCAATTTTTCAAGAATTCCCGATTTAGAGGCTTGCAGAATGATGACAGAGCTAGAGAATTTCCGATTcaaagataagttgagatgattttagatgagttgaataaaatattgttagaatattattttttaatattattattatttaaaaatttaaaaagatcgaattgtttattatattttgtgtataaatttgaaaaaaatgtaatgatgagatgagatgagttaagatgagtttccAATTCAAACCGAGGCCAATGAACGGCCGTCAACATCACAAACCCAAATATTAAAAACCTTTATTTCAGAGGTCCCAACAAAAAAGAAGCAGAATTTAAGTGCATATAATCAGATATATGTCCCAGAGCATATTTGCTTGATTATAACAAAGGCCTAAAGGgctccaacctcaaactcttcATAATCTTTCAGCCTTCGAACAGAGAAGGGGCCCGTGGTTCACAGTTTTTCAAACTAATCCTCTTAACTCCTGGCAGCACCACCAGGTAACATGTTTGCCAGAGAGGGAACCCCTTGGATCCTCATTTCTTCTTGTGCTCGCCTCATTTCCTCAGGGTCTGCCACCAAAACATAACAAATGGATATAGTCAATAAGATAACTTGAACCACACTACAAACCAAATTAGCCTTGAGAAACTCTCATGAAACCTTGGACTCAAATCTGTTTTACATTAACCAAGCCAACCAGGATAAAACTACAGCATGTCAGAGCCTCAAGACAAGGTGTTAAAACATAAAACGCTATGAACCAGAGCACTTTACCCATGTTCTCCATTAATTTGGGCATTAGAAACATAACCACCACCATAAATCCCATCATCAGACCCATTGGGCTTTTCGCAATAGACATGATGGAAAAGGGTTCTCTAATCTGTTAAAgcataaaacaaaattagacaGAGAAGacagagaagaaaataacttCAAACTGGCAACCTAAGAAGAAGAAACACGAAAAGTTTAGTCTAAATAAACCTCATAATACTGTTCCTCTCTCATCGGCTCTAGAACCAACTCAATCAGACCCCTCCTGTTCTCTGTAAGTGTTGCCTGAACCTTACCTGGATTTCTGGCACTGACATCAACTCGGACCTAAACAACCAGTAAGAGAGTGCAATCATGAGAAATCATATTTTCTTGCAAGTGTAATCCTGAAAAATCTTATTGgccattaatgattaaagaaaattaaatgacaGGAAATAGTAAAGAGTAGAGTCCCACCGGAGAAAAGAAATAGCCTATAGCATCCACCTCAATTAGATGAGTTCCTGCTGGCACGTTATGGCTTTAAGCATACATGTTAAGGAACCACATAAGAGTGTTTAAAGCATGCTTCACTGGCATCCCTCCCAAAAGAgtagaattaaaagaaaaaaaagttcttaGGAATCATAAAAGAAGAGCACAGATCTTCGTTCTGagattttttgataagtcagaTGATTTCATTAATAAGCAATAAAGCAATCTAAGTCCACGGGGTATACAATAGTTATACCTATTTAGCAAGAGCAAAAAGGTTCAATATTCCAATTTACATTCTGAAAtcgcaaaagaaaaagaaatggatcAACAATTATAACACTAACGAGAATTTTGTTAGGACAAACATTGATTAAAAGATAGGGACGGGGTTTCTGAAGAGAAATTTGCTGTGTTTAAACAGAAAACACCAAGTATCCTGAATTAATTTTAACAGAATAATACatgtcaattttaaaaaataggataCATGTCAAAGTGGAAAAATAGGATACAACGAGAAATATCCATCAGATCTC belongs to Juglans regia cultivar Chandler chromosome 8, Walnut 2.0, whole genome shotgun sequence and includes:
- the LOC109002806 gene encoding ER membrane protein complex subunit 7 homolog; this encodes MRSKPVILLLLLHSLLCFSSLSSSQAISAGDGYTINGRVKLRSMGAQGFGLPGKLSNVKVILNGGQRVTFLRSDGYFSFHNVPAGTHLIEVDAIGYFFSPVRVDVSARNPGKVQATLTENRRGLIELVLEPMREEQYYEIREPFSIMSIAKSPMGLMMGFMVVVMFLMPKLMENMDPEEMRRAQEEMRIQGVPSLANMLPGGAARS